The nucleotide sequence CCAACTCGTCGACCGCTAAACCATTActaatctttaacttttcaaattgaacttgcttaggtcatggacctcagctgattggtctcttataatcgaaaggaaccaatgaGTGTCTTCGAagttcgatgtatggcactcatttgcattgcccacgccaaaccccaacgaccGTATGGAGTTCGACCAATCAGCAGTGtttgttcgttactctctgatctcAAAGACGTTCAGATAACTAGCAGAGTTTCTGTTACGTctaaaacatgaatttctatataaatcagttcatatatatatatatatatatatatatatatatatatatatatatatatatatatgtatatatatatatatatatatatatatatatatatatatatatatatatatatatatatatatatatatatatatatatatatatatatatatatataacattggtAAAGGTATATATTACGACCAATTTACAATTACATGGTGCTCCAATTCTGACACAGCAATAAATGTATTGTGGAGTTAAACATGGTTATTATGAAACTAAAGCAATTTTATGACGTATCCGTAAGAAGTAATTGTGAATAAACCAGGTTAAACCACTTACCCTGGTAGTTATAAATGATAGATACTTCCATATCATATCTAATACACGTACTTACTTACCTCTTCATGATGTGAGTACCACATCCAAAGACTTTCACACATCGATGACCATAGCCGTGCGACGCCATGTAGTATAACTCAACCATACATCGATGTTGTAGGGATAAGTTCGTTCGGTGTCGTTCGTGTAGTCAATTGTTTCCACCTGTCACTCACTGGAATGTTTGAAAACGATTTTTGAATTAGCATTTACTTTACAGCCTTCTTCAAAAATAGCTTAAAGTTAAAACACGGAGGTGttgcgaaataaaaataaatatatactctaAATACGATTATATATTGCTGAAAGAGGTAATAAAGCCATAAATAGCAATTACGGGTCGCTCTCTCTATGCCAACGGCCACAGCAATGAGAGATCCATGAGTTTAAATCCGCTGAATTCAAGAGCTCTGAGATATGTCAAACTCAGATGAAAGTCTGGGTCTTTTGAACTGTCCAATTCTTCAGTATTTACATTACGCTTTTCCAGTGTTAAGGAAGAATTTGTAGTATTAACACACTGATATCTTAAGAACTGAATATCAATggcttttcttttgaaaattttcagcCTCTGGTAACGACTGAAAAACTGGCCTGGAATAAATTCCTCTCGAGTTCTCCACGGATattgttaaattgtttttttaatattgaaatactCAACGCTCTACCTTACATAATATTCATAATCTAAGTCAGTGTCtctattattttgaaaatcactATGTAAATTGCTAGGTAGGGAAAAAAACCCACATCGAAAGTATTGTACACGATTCAAACGGCACTTTTTTCGGCAAGAGAAAGTTCTGCCAACTAGCTCCCTTTAAAGCTGAGgtagcctatatttatatatatatatatatatatatatatatatatatatatatatatatatatatatatatatatatatattgtagggaTTTATTCTTGGAAAAGCTATATCTGTTATACTGTGGATTTTCACATTAAGTAGTGACAAGTTGCTTGATGTGTGTTATCTTGCACTCActttatcgtgctcagatgtcagcTATCTTAAAAAACAGTTTAGTTTGTTCGGTGTTGAAATAAATTGTTTTCCCTTTCATACATTTATTAGAATTGTCCTAGTCTTCCTCAAACTCCCCTTATACGGGATCATTCTGAGAGTGCCACCGTAGGGGGGTATTTCCGTAagtgcacatcatgcggtgcactgcaggcactacctaaggttctttgcagcgtgccttcgacccctagctgcaacccctttagttccttttactgtagctcctttcatattctctttcttccatcatactttccaccctctcctatcaattgattcatagtgaaactgcgaggttttcctcctgttacacctttcaaacctttcactgtcaatttccgtctcagcgctgaatgacctcatacgtcccagtgcttggcctttggcctaaattccatatttaattcagttctcTGAGTGCAAATGGTTGCCAAATTTTAATAtccttttctcttgtttcacTCTCTATAGTCTGTCTCATCAGGTTTCATGTGTAATTTGATTCGTTATGTATCGTTCGATTCTTCACACATTAGACGCATAAACACATCTGCGTCCGCGACTTCGTGGCGACGGCAGCAGACGGCTGGACCCCCTGAGAGGTGTTTTCCCGAGGCCGACAAAGGTTCCTTCATCGAAGACCTTTTGACCAGTTAACGGATCGCGTATCGACTAACTTCGCATATCAGCCGCCAAACGCCCCGGCTATGTACGTGCAGACCTctgatgtttttgtttctttacgtATAATCTTAACACGTGAAATCTTACAAATAATGCCTCCATTATAAATACAAGAGCGCTTCAAACGAACAAGAGGATAATTTTTCCCtaacttctgttttcctttctcatCTTTCTGAAAATGCATTCCAGGCAAATACTCATTACGCTGCATGACGTCACCAACAAAGATTGCTGTAAAAACTGATATTTCGAGCACTGCCATATATTCAAACCccataatgagaaaaaaataggaatgacGGTGCAAGGACGCATGTTGGCACAGGCCAGCTTCATGTAAACAAACCAACCGGCCTCCCAGTAGAAAGGGAACTGCGTTATTGTATCACTAGTGTTGTTAAAAGGAGATCCCCCACCTTCTGCCACATTAGAAGTGAGTCGTGGCGTAAAATGACTGCTGTGTTACGGGAAGTTTACGACGAAAACGATtcctaagaagaaaataaaaggatagCTACACGAAGATGATTCACGTGAAGATCAATTTGAGCCAAGATGCGCTCGCCTTCTTGTTCTTTCTTACACTTTCTCCTAGTATTTctccttataaataaataaataaattacacacataaacacacatatgagGTCAGTCAGGGCTATAGTGGAAACTGATAacaaaaagctttgaaaggtgtaacatgaggaaaacctcagagttgcactataaatcaattgttaggagaaggtggaaagtaagatggaagaaagagaatataaacggaggtatagtaataggaataaaaggggttgcagctgcaaagaaccataagtaataccaacagtgcaccgcatggggtgcactaaaggcactacccccctacgttgaaaaataagaaagaaaaaaaaaaaatgagggaaaattaTCCTCTTGATCGTGTGAGGCGCTCTCCGAGTTATACAGACTACCTAAGCTTTCTCTTTAcctcaaggtatagtgaattggatattaaataatgcttggggcttaatatttgtgaatataaaaagtcacatgtgtgatacacacacacacacacacacacacacacacacacacacacacatatatatatatatatatatatatatatatatatatatatatatatatatatatatatatatatatatatatattatatatgtataatttcagatctgtatataatttatatgtaaatatatacatttatgtataatatatatatatatatatatatatatatatatatatatatatatatatatatatatatatatatatatatatatataaatttctgactcacttcaggatcaacccaggtctctcaggtggaaagcaagggcgttatcactgggccatacaagtctaaaagaagttggaacctgagagcaactgcacccaggaattacctgggcaagctaactgcttgcataccagcagttttccccaacttcccgactcagcaatgacccaatagacaacatttcattcaattatcccttctgagtgaataagatagaaatcatcaacacacaatcacgtgtggaacagaaataaatttctgactcacttggggatcgaacccaggtctctcaggtggaaagcaagggcgttatccactgggccatacaagtctaaaagaagttggaacctgagcaactgcaccccaaaggaattacctgggcaagctaactgcttgcataccagcgaagttttccccaacttcccgactcagcaatgacccaatagacaacatttcattcgaattatcccttctgagtgaataagatagaaatcatcaacacacaatcacgtgtggaacagaaataaatttctgactcacttcgggatcgaacccaggtctctcaggtggaaagcaagggcgttatccactgggccatacaagtctaaaagaagttggaacctgagcaactgcacccaggaattacctgggcaagctaactgcttgcataccagcagttttccccaacttcccgactcagcaatgacccaatagacaacatttcattcgaattatcccttctgagtgaataagatagaaatcatcaacacacaatcacgtgtggaacgaaataaatttctgactcacttcgggatcgaacccaggaagttggggaaaactggctggtatgcaagcagttagcttgcccaggtaattcctttgggtgcagttgctctcaggttccaactttttagacttgtatggcccagtggataacgcccttgctttccacctgagacctggttcgatcccgaagtgagtcagaaatttatttctgttccacacgtgattgtgtgttgatgatttctatcttattcactcagaagggataattcgaatgaaatgttgtctattgggtcattgctgagtcgggaagttggggaaaactcgctggtatgcaagcagttagcttgcccaggtaattccttgtgcagttgctctcaggttccaacttttttagacttgtatggcccagtggataacgcccttgctttccacctgagagacctgggttcgatccgagtcagaaatttatttcgttccacacgtgattgtgtgttgatgatttctatcttattcactcagaaaagataattcgaatgaaatgttgtctgttgggtcattgctgagtcgggaagttggggaaaactcgctggtatgcaagcagttagcttgcccaggtaattccttttgcagttgctcaggttccaactttttagacttgtatggcccagtgataacgcccttgctttccacctgagagacctgggttcgatcccggtgagtcagaaatttatttctgttccacacgtgattgtgtgttgatgatttctatcttattcactcagaagggataattcgaatgaaatgttgtctattgggtcattgctgagtcgggaagttggggaaaactcgctggtatgcaagcagtaagcttgcccaggtaattccttgggtgcagttgctctcaggttccaacttcttttagacttgtatggcccagtggataacgcccttgctttccacctgagagacctgggttcgatcccgaagtgagtcagaaatttatttctgttccacacgtgattgtgtgttgatgatttctatcttattcactcagaagggataattcgaatgaaatgttgtctattgggtcattgctgagtcgggaagttggggaaaacttgctggtatgcaagcagtaagcttgcccaggtaattccttgggtgcagttgctctcaggttccaacttcttttagacttgtatggcccagtgggtaacgcccttgctttccacctgagagacctgggttcgatcccgacgtgagtcagaaatttatttctgttccacacgtgattgtgtgttgatgatttctatcttattcactcagaagggataattcgaatgaaatgttgtctattgggtcattgctgagtcgggaagttggggaaaactcgctggtatgcaagcagttagcttgcccaggtaattccttgggtgcagttgctctcaggttccaacttcttttagacttgtatggcccagtggataacgcccttgctttccacctgagagacctgggttcgatcccgaagtgagtcagaaatttatttctgttccacacgtgattgtgtgttgatgatttctatatatatatatatatatatatatataatatatatatctttcggaTCTAATACCAATGACGAATATTCGGTGTGCACTGTCAACCATCATTGACGCCTCACAGGATGACCAAATTACCGCAAGGTCAACACAGGCCTGTGTATGCTTACAAGTGCGTTTGTacgtttaaatttatttattctccaCATTCATGGCAAATGGCAGTTGTTGAGTAACCTACTATATacgtgaatttatatttttttttctgtgtatttgatTGTTTGTGTTTTCTCTTGTACTAAAATCCACTTTGATCATTAAAATTTCTCATATGACATGCATTTAAGCGTTAACttatgattaagttttttttttgtccattaatTTTCAACAGTCTTACTCCATTTCACATCATTCTggttattgattgattgatttttttctgGTAGTGTATTTTCAGCAGGTTTCCTTAGCAATCCAATATTAAATCTTTAGCCTTGTTCCTTACAAAAGACTTCCACGTTTTGAATGATAAAGTAATCGTAATATGCTATGCACAGATATTACGTCATGTTCATTATCATATCTTGTTTTTCTTCCGctaataaacataaatttatcttCATTATCGAAGTACTTTCTTTCAGCTAATGAACGTTGCGTTCATTACCcaactctttattttttctacaacTAATAGACACCATGTGTTCATTATCATATTCTTAGCGAATAaagattattcttattttcaatgAGCTGATATAAATGATGTTATGCCTATCCACTTACTCTCACATTTCTTCAGCTAATAACGTTACGTTGTGCTTATAGTTATATTCTTCTTATGTTTCTTCAGATAATGAAGGTAGTGATGCATCTATTACCATACTGTTGTCCTTGTTCTTAGCTACTAAGCATCATGTTGTGTTGACTgccatgttcttcttcttcttcaacaggGTGGACTAGCAGGCGGCGGATATGACCTCGTTGCTCTGCAGTACACTTAATGACTTTACAAGCATCGTCTGATTTCGATAATCCTTCGGTGGCCGACACTCTACAGATGGAAATCTCAAGAGATGGCGCCACCATAAAATTGATCACCTTTTTCTGTTATTAATCTCTGTTTAGCTTTGCTAGCTGCTTTATGGTTAGCTTAATCTTGTCTCATTCAGTCTTGAAAATGGACGGAGGTTACGCATTTCGCTCTGTCTACAAATATCCTGAAATGTTATGGATGGAATTCAATGAGCCGAAGAGGAATGGTTAAATTTTTAAATGCTTCTGAGCTTTGATGCATaaccagattttttcttttcttctttttttattgtagcatttagttttacatttattaatttgtattttactctaatattaaagaaattttataccCTAATCATCGAGTGTTgtctcattttcatcttttctggTAGACTTAGATATCTTTCCTCGTATTCCctttaaaaaagtttcaaaaagttCAGTCACGTTTTCTTATCTGATACCACTTCAAGGAACTTGCGTGGCTTCAATACTGGACAACTTCAAAGAAATATTGTCTACCTGGTGTAAAGTTTTGGAGCCAAGAGGCTAAGAAATGCTAGAAAACTTGGTCCTGTGATACCACTTCTATGGACTCCGCATAGGATCAGCGTTGATGTCATGTATGCCGAGACTAACGCGTGAAACACGATACCGGCGGCCTATATATAAACTGCTACTGATTTCTCAGTGTGACCTATCCTGGCTTGCCTTTTTCGTCGACTTTTACCTCACAGAGTACCTCAGGAAATCACACGAATTCATATAGAGTTACAATGATCTATCAATGATAATGAACCTCTGATAAGGTcgtaaaataacaatatatatgtgacttgggatttattgtttaaataaatttttactctaCTAACAAAACTATTAACAGACTTACTTTAATAATGCTCAACGTTGAAGGTGCAAGAAcaatctcttctttttctccttctcctaaaTTTACATGGGAGTTTGTATGCCACAACACAGACCACTGAGTTGAAACTCCCTCTAATCTATTGTTACAATCTTCTGGTGTTTTAAGGGACGTCAACTGCTTTCTTCGTGGCAAAGATTAACACATAACAACTTAACTTGCAATACTGAAGTACAGTACTTGCTTATCTGGAAAACAGCCTCAGTATTGCTATGAAAACTTAAACCGCCTAAAATGCCCTGTCAAGTAACCATCCGAAATCCAGACATGCATTGCAACATAACACTCATGGCATTTCTTGCATTCCCTGAGAAGCTGAGAGGTACAATTCTTGAACAATAGCTGCTACTCGGCATAATGTTAAAGGTACTGGCAGTGAGAACAATTTGACCGATAGAAAAATCTGGCCTTAACACACAAACATCTTCAATACTCTGCAAACTGGGGTCCCCTCGTATTTCGGTTAGAGAAGTAGTGAAACAGCTGGATGAGGTTTGTAGCTATTTCGAAGAGCAGCAGTCGCTCTTTTAGCCTTTATTCTACAAGTGGGTTCAGTAGTTTGTCCCAGTCTGGATACAGGGTGTCTTTCATCCTGTTACAATAAGCGCCGAGGGAGGGGTATGTCTCTGCAAAAAGATGAGATTGGTTAACAACTCGATTTACAGACTCGAAATCTAATATATAATCCTCTATAAACGGTTAAACAGTGAACTGCTAAAAATATACTGTTGTTGTATGTTGTATACACTGCATACGACTTAAAAGACACGTACCTTTCACAAGGGCCTCGTAGTGAGAACCCGGCACATTCCACATGAACTGAGAAAGCTGACCAAACACAGAACAGTCTGCCGTGCATGGACGGTCACCACCGAAAAATGGGTCGTCACCTGAAATACATAAGATTAAGGTATTTCAAAAAAGTTAGACTGACCTCACTTCTGCTGAGCAACCAGGTTATCATGACATATTTTACAAAGAACACAATATTTGTCTATACATGGCGGTAATGCTCATTATGACTATAAAAGTATTTTCTTCCAACATAAAAGTGAGCCATGGATTCAAGTTAAAATTCTAATCCACTAAATAGTATAGTATTATTACtagcaaaatattaattaatataatttagatTAACCCAACCGCAGGGTCTCACTGCTTTATTCATAACGAAGGCTTGAATGACGCTTTATTAATTTAAGAGTGAAACTTGATGCAGGGTAAAGTAAAAGCAACTAGGCAGGAGACGGGAAAAACCAAAATGAGCAGATGATAAGTGGTAAACAGAAAGTCACAGTCAAGGACCAAACGAAAGCTGCCAATTACCAGGATATCTGGCGTCGCAACTCTTACCTAAGATGGTCGACAGGGTATGGCAAGCTCTCTTCGAGATGTTGAAGATCTCGTCCGGCGTGTGGCATCCGATGCCATGCCAGACGGCCTTCTCCCTTATGGCACGGGTCATGAAGAAGGGGAAGATGAAGTTGAGGAAACGCGAGAAATTCTGCGTCGTCAGGAAGGTCCTGCAGTTGTCTAGCCAATAGCGCCACGTTATTACGCACCTAAAGTGGTAGGGACATATAATTTTAATACTGCTTTGCTAATTTTGAGATAGTAGTGAGACAATCTCATTGACGTATTTGACTTTAGCTTGATATAAACACATcaaatattttagagagagaggtaaaatgtcAACACAATTTACAACACTTCAAACTGTTGATATGCTTAGTTAGCACGACAACGGTGAATGATAAAGTTAATTGTCAGCCATGGGTGAAAGGTGAGGGAGGATCTTGATTCCTCTACTTCAGGTCTCGGCAGCGAAATCTTTCTGATTTCGTCGTCTTTCCACTTGATGACGAGTCCTCCCTCGTTCATTCTCACCACGTTTGAGTTTTATTAGTAAAGAAACAAATTCTTCGATTCAATAAATGGCCACAGTTGAACGAACCTTCAAAAAATCCTTATGCATAATGTTCACTCTCGGGAACGAACTCAAATCACACAATGACAtgacaattattttttacttgcgCAGCTGCATGTAGTAGAAGCGAACACCACACCACAATTACCGTTGAGTAAGAAGTAATTGTGATATATGCTCCATTACTACGGGAAGCAGAAAGATCAGATgtaaggggagggagagagagagagagagtaaaggtgGTCAGCGGAAAAGAAATTATGTAGATTCAGCTTTACTTCGAAGAGTGGAGTTGAACAATTTTAAACACTTCTCATCTTTACACCATAGCCCTTCCGAATAGGATTCACTTACTCTAATACCTCTTGGGACTCAATGTGACCCACGGCTTGTCACATtttccttgagtttttttttttttaaatcaagtttGATGGGCTCTTACATGTGTAAGCATACGGGTAAATGCATCACACCTTATCAAAACCTCTCCCGGCGTCAATGATCTCTGATATTGTTACGTCAGTTAGATAAAACTAGTCAACTTACCAGAAGACATGCTCGTCCGCCATGACTCTAACGGCCTCCAAACGCGCAATATCTCTCGTGTCCAAGTGACTGTCGACCTCCACCTTGAACTTCTCCGTCAGGTACTGGACGATGACCTGCGAGTCCTCCACGTCCTCGCCGTTCAGGGTTACCCAAGGGCATTTGCCCTTTTTTGGCCCGTAAGGATTGTCTTTGTCTACCTGAAGGAGTTTTGGTTCTAGTTAGGCTTGACAGTGATTGACTGATGTGCTTGCTTTTCAGTTATTAGTGTTGCTAAGTTTTAAATTGGCCTTTCAGATCTGATTCATAAAAGAACGATACGATCTTGTCAAATATTAAgtcatcagacatatcaaataAAGCAGAGAAAAACTATGTTAACTTAACAGTCGATTACTTACCACGTATTCAATTTTGGCCACTCTTAGAAAGGTTTCTAACTTGAGCGCGAAGGGACTCAGGTTGAGACAGTATTTGCCCCTCAAAAACTGGTGGAGCATCACCACGTCCTTTCCTACGCCGTCCCATTTCGCtctgaaaaatcaaaagaaacataAGAATTATATTACATACAGATGCCAGTGGGCTGGGTCATCCAATGCCTAAATCTAACCCAAAAGAGGGTAGACTATAAATTGGCACCATCTCTGAGTATATTGAAGGACTCGGTTGGAAtggaaataatatagaaatacacttagagaggctcaaaaaaaaaaaaaaaaaaaaaaaaaactcactctgcaagaaaaactttgaagttaCAGAAAGAAAACCAAACgacaagattaaagaaaaatataagcttAGATATTTTAAGAACCATACCAAACAGAAGACAGACATTCCTAAGTCAGGCAAAGAGGGAGAAGACAAGTCAATGACCTGTGAAACTGGGGATGACTTGACTAATTCCCACAGGGTAGGTGTTGGAAATAACCTTCATGACGCATTAATAACCAGGTCAGTCAATGCTGTTTGAGATCGGTTACGGCAAGAATTAGATTCTGAAGGCGTTTTCTGTCAGGACTCACCTTGGCAACACTTCAGCTCGGGACAAAGTTCACAAGACCatcatttatatgttaatttttaatgctctattttttcctctttgtttcttTGCGGGCTGCTCGTACATgaaagaacccgtgctggcataaggacaCATTAAtctagtaacaataacaacaattttttttccacctCACGAGGATATGAGATGCCCTTCTTGAATCCttgatagaaaaataatttacaataattcaaaatataagagaaaatgacTGGGCACAGAGATCGATCTCgggataaaaactttaaaaaacgaATGACAttgacaaattcaaaatattctttccaagaggACACCACAAAATAAGTCCAACAACTTCTGACTTACCtaagttgttttattttctttcgttctcCGATTTTCCTTGAGACGACGACGAAGGCTACTCCAGTTGCAATTACGCATCCCCTTCCTACCCAACTCTTGGGCCATAAATATTCGCCAATGGGAAACATTCTATGTATCACTGACCTCTAACAAAAAAGTAAGAGGTAGTCTATGGAATCATCTGCGTCCGTTTGTCTGTCAGAGTGTCTGTATGTTCACGAGATATCTCAACAAATTGTTGACGGTTTCCAATGAAATTTCGTGGATGGGTGGTCTGTGGGCTAAGGAGGAGTCTGTTAAATTTTAGGGTGGATTTGGACCTAGAGGTATGCGTTCTCTAGCTGGTTCCAGTGTCTTTCTTCACGCCATAACTGCaacgaaaaaatataacaaaaaataagaatcttTACAAAATTGtcttaaataacttttaaaatcgAATGGGTTCATGATTAGATAAAATAGGTAAATATgtataagaagaaaatgagaaggaaggtataaaagttgtgtaaggtaaaggAAACAAGTAGCCATCCTcgaagtgaaatgaaagaatactttTCAAAAAAAGGAGCGTTACGTAACAGGAATTTGCTTTTGGGTCTGCTGAATACATATCAGTACTTATTTccacaataaatatttaaactaaaTAATAGTCAAAAGCTGTAACAGAttctgacaacaacaacaacaacaacaacaacaacaacaacaacaataatattattattattattattattgtacaacaacaacaacaataataataataataataataataataataataatattattattattattattattattgctgttgttgttgttaatatacCACTTtcgtgctattttttttttatattgtatggaAGGTGGAAAAATGTGAACCTATACGATATTAAAGGAGaccgtgattttttttcttagtatctTTGTTGCACAATTCTTACATGGTTACACTGACATAATTTTTCACTGATAGAACACACGCAAATCAAGGACTATCAACTCGTCACTCTCATATCAGAGACGCAAAGCCTTACTGTGTTGGTTTACAGCTAACCgtatctttttgtttgttttcttcacCAAGTCATATGTCGATCGCATTTTATCCAGATTCCTATAATGAGCGGGGtaatgatttaattatttaaaatgacaCATAGTTTTTACGAACGTTTATGGACATCATGCATATAAAAATGTTCAATATCAGTGACTGCTAGGATTAATCATACAGTATCTCGCATATTGCacaacttacaaaaaaagttaatgattGGGACTAAAGCTAATATTAAGACTATTGAAAG is from Macrobrachium rosenbergii isolate ZJJX-2024 chromosome 10, ASM4041242v1, whole genome shotgun sequence and encodes:
- the LOC136842721 gene encoding failed axon connections homolog isoform X1, with amino-acid sequence MFPIGEYLWPKSWVGRGCVIATGVAFVVVSRKIGERKKIKQLRAKWDGVGKDVVMLHQFLRGKYCLNLSPFALKLETFLRVAKIEYVVDKDNPYGPKKGKCPWVTLNGEDVEDSQVIVQYLTEKFKVEVDSHLDTRDIARLEAVRVMADEHVFWCVITWRYWLDNCRTFLTTQNFSRFLNFIFPFFMTRAIREKAVWHGIGCHTPDEIFNISKRACHTLSTILGDDPFFGGDRPCTADCSVFGQLSQFMWNVPGSHYEALVKETYPSLGAYCNRMKDTLYPDWDKLLNPLVE